In Trichoderma breve strain T069 chromosome 4, whole genome shotgun sequence, the following proteins share a genomic window:
- a CDS encoding peptidase family m20/M25/M40 domain-containing protein — protein sequence MMNTKKVLLAGTFLSASAFEFWPASSVARLANQLPLGFGDRSAATFPKAEQARFKCNLADPLDPSDDGLYSSHDLFSSQEALETLVERHQPLVQVDSICYDDLGDFDTDDRWKPFDEIPKVLEKHYPLINDRAWVETINRFGLVYTIEGTDTSLAPILLTAHQDVVPVENATLADWDHPPFDAFYDKKSGYLYGRGASDDKSAITALMSAMESLLSQENYEPRRTVIFAFGFDEECSGFRGAASIAKHLEERYGKDGIAVILDEGGAGLQKVGDVLYALPAVYEKGYLDVWFDLEVIGGHSSTPTPHTSIGMMSEIVTSLESSPFIPKIIPDGPIHQGLICFTRYSPYALPALTGYINWGLLDNAAKLLAQTQRETQYFIQTSQAVNWIAGGQKINSLPEFTTLGVNHRYAPQDSIGSIQHRIVGLVQKVVHKYNLTLHAFEGDEDYDAYLDSIGQTRAGRGNEVNATWEPIYNGKLVLEGRKRSYVTPQSPTKGAVWDVFAAPGAMTGNTDTRHYLDLSKNIYRWSPGSLKSFGNIHGVNEKLLMSEHVNMVKFYYDFIRNFDQADI from the exons ATGATGAATACAAAGAAAGTGCTGCTTGCCGGCACTTTCctctctgcatctgcatttgaGTTCTGGCCCGCGAGTTCTGTAGCCAGACTTGCCAATCAACTACCTCTTGGTTTTGGTGACCGCAGTGCTGCTACCTTTCCCAAGGCTGAGCAAGCTCGGTTTAAATGTAACTTGGCTGATCCTCTTGATCCTTCGGATGACGGGCTCTATAGTTCTCATGATTTGTTTTCAAGCCAAGAAGCGCTTGAAACACTGGTTGAGCGTCATCAGCCCCTTGTCCAAGTTGATTCGATTTGTTATGACGATCTCGGAGACTTCGACACGGACGATCGATGGAAGCCATTTGATGAGATCCCAAAAGTGCTAGAGAAGCATTACCCATTGAT CAATGATAGAGCATGGGTAGAAACCATTAACAGATTCGGTCTCGTGTATACAATCGAGGGCACGGATACCTCATTAGCACCTATTCTCCTAACAGCCCATCAGGATGTCGTGCCGGTAGAGAACGCAACGTTAGCAGATTGGGATCATCCGCCGTTTGATGCTTTTTACGACAAGAAGAGTGGATATCTCTATGGCCGCGGGGCTTCAGATGATAAATCAGCCATTACAGCCCTCATGTCAGCAATGGAATCGCTTCTCTCACAAGAAAACTACGAGCCCCGTCGCACAGTCATTTTTGCATTCGGCTTCGATGAAGAATGCTCGGGCTTTCGCGGTGCAGCATCGATAGCTAAGCATCTTGAAGAGCGTTATGGTAAAGATGGAATCGCCGTCATTCTTGATGAAGGTGGTGCAGGGCTTCAGAAAGTTGGCGATGTGCTCTACGCTTTGCCTGCCGTCTACGAGAAAGGGTACCTCGACGTGTGGTTCGATCTCGAAGTCATTGGAGGCCACAGTTCGACACCAACTCCGCACACCTCTATTGGTATGATGTCAGAAATTGTCACATCATTGGAATCAAGCCCTTTTATACCAAAGATTATTCCAGATGGGCCGATCCACCAGGGCCTTATTTGCTTCACGCGATACTCACCGTACGCTCTACCTGCACTAACCGGGTATATCAATTGGGGCCTGCTTGACAATGCTGCCAAGCTGTTGGCGCAAACACAGCGAGAGACGCAATACTTTATCCAAACATCACAAGCCGTGAATTGGATTGCAGGTGGCCAAAAGATCAATTCGTTGCCCGAGTTTACTACTCTGGGCGTGAATCATCGGTATGCTCCCCAGGATAGTATTGGCAGCATTCAACACCGCATAGTAGGTCTAGTTCAAAAAGTGGTTCACAAGTATAATCTCACTCTACATGCCTTTGAAGGAGACGAGGACTACGATGCCTATCTTGATTCCATTGGACAGACACGTGCAGGTAGAGGCAACGAAGTCAACGCGACCTGGGAGCCTATCTATAACGGAAAATTGGTTCtcgaaggaagaaagagatcCTATGTAACACCCCAGTCTCCAACGAAGGGAGCTGTGTGGGATGTTTTTGCTG CTCCAGGGGCAATGACTGGCAACACTGACACTCGCCACTATCTAG
- a CDS encoding alpha-L-arabinofuranosidase b, catalytic domain-containing protein encodes MHSRVSKALGLVATSSLVTAGPCDIYSSGGTPCVAAHSTTRALYSAYTGPLYQVKRGSDGATTTISPLSSGVANAAAQDSFCAGTTCLITIIYDQSGRGNHLTQAPPGGFNGPESNGYDNLASAIGAPVTLNGQKAYGVFISPGTGYRNNAASGTAKGDAAEGMYAVLDGTHYNGACCFDYGNAETSSRDTGNGHMEAIYYGDSTVWGTGSGNGPWIMADLENGLFSGSAVHNNAGDPSISYRFVTAAVKGQPNQWAIRGGNSASGSLSTFYNGARPSASGYNPMSKEGAIILGIGGDNSNGAQGTFYEGVMTSGYPSDATENSVQANIVAAKYAVTSLTSGPALTTGSSVSLRATTACCTTRYITHSGSTVNTQVVSSSSATALKQQASWTVRAGLGNSGCFSFESKDTPGSYIRHNNFVLLLNANDGSKQFAEDATFCPQAGLNGQGNSLRAWGYPTRYFRHYDNVLYVASNGGVHTFDATGSFNDDVSFVISASFA; translated from the coding sequence ATGCATTCACGTGTCAGTAAGGCTCTGGGGCTTGTTGCCACAAGTTCCCTGGTCACTGCTGGGCCCTGTGACATTTATTCCTCGGGCGGCACACCTTGTGTTGCCGCTCATAGCACTACTCGTGCCCTATACAGCGCTTATACTGGGCCGCTGTATCAGGTCAAGCGAGGATCTGATGGCGCTACAACCACCATATCACCACTTTCTAGCGGTGTTGCCAATGCTGCCGCCCAAGACTCTTTCTGTGCTGGCACAACATGCCTTATCACAATTATATACGACCAGTCGGGCCGTGGAAACCACCTTACCCAGGCCCCTCCTGGTGGCTTCAATGGCCCAGAGTCCAATGGCTACGATAACCTCGCCAGCGCAATTGGCGCGCCAGTGACGCTCAATGGTCAGAAAGCGTACGGagtcttcatctcccctgGCACTGGCTATCGCAATAACGCCGCCAGTGGCACAGCTAAAGGCGACGCTGCAGAAGGCATGTACGCAGTTCTCGACGGAACCCACTACAACGGTGCCTGCTGCTTTGACTATGGCAATGCCGAGACAAGCAGTCGTGATACGGGCAATGGCCACATGGAAGCCATTTATTATGGTGACAGCACCGTCTGGGGCACCGGCTCTGGCAATGGCCCTTGGATAATGGCGGATCTTGAGAACGGCCTGTTCTCTGGATCTGCTGTCCACAACAACGCCGGAGATCCGTCAATCTCCTACCGATTCGTCACTGCAGCCGTCAAGGGGCAGCCAAACCAATGGGCAATCCGCGGCGGTAACTCTGCATCTGGCTCGTTGTCAACATTTTACAACGGCGCACGCCCATCAGCATCTGGCTACAACCCGATGAGCAAAGAAGGTGCCATTattctcggcatcggcggcgACAACAGTAATGGTGCTCAAGGTACCTTTTATGAGGGCGTCATGACCTCTGGTTATCCTTCTGATGCAACTGAGAATTCAGTACAAGCCAATATTGTAGCCGCCAAATACGCTGTCACATCGCTGACTAGTGGACCAGCGCTCACTACTGGTTCTTCAGTCTCGCTACGCGCCACCACAGCCTGCTGTACCACGCGATATATTACACATTCTGGCTCTACAGTCAATACCCAGGTCGTTTCATCGTCTAGTGCTACCGCTTTGAAACAGCAGGCCAGCTGGACTGTCCGAGCTGGCCTGGGCAACAGCGGCTGCTTCTCGTTTGAGTCCAAGGACACTCCCGGCAGCTACATTCGTCACAACAACTTTGTACTCTTGCTCAATGCCAATGATGGTAGCAAACAGTTTGCTGAAGACGCAACCTTTTGCCCACAGGCCGGCCTCAATGGCCAGGGTAACTCACTCCGAGCTTGGGGATACCCAACCCGTTACTTCCGTCATTACGACAACGTTCTTTACGTTGCCAGCAATGGTGGTGTTCACACGTTCGACGCTACCGGCTCGTTTAATGATGACGTGAGTTTTGTAATCAGTGCCAGTTTTGCTTAA
- a CDS encoding alpha/beta hydrolase fold domain-containing protein encodes MSSETPESVRSGAPAVLHKPPPLTAKILYSMILYAGKSLAALSRGLQGLKEVIWPPNVRPDLIKTYQCRPHLPVRIFLPASHDASSLHVHPVLFVIVGGGWFMGYNKEHDEWNRAFAHTQSTIVIGLDHSKAPRTPFPGPVHDIEALMLAALADETIPIDRSSHYTTNRVAILGFASGAAVMCVAGVLDLSITTEGKLENRYYKPALKPSKRGGKDSLGPVMPALCWGYVPYGVDLCNPLLSPGYADLSMLPAHVCLVGAELDFLAHEAWRLACRLSREGAGVDHGTPDPGSRETQWRIVGQEQVHSGNPLRGLGEGVADERFAFEEHWQGGGVKWLLVPDVLHGFDNRFYREMDTHREDIRDAEVKTEAYMRELGTWLRERVWRL; translated from the exons atgagcagcgAAACTCCTGAATCAGTGCGCAGCGGTGCACCAGCAGTGCTGCACAAGCCACCGCCTCTGACGGCAAAGATATTGTATTCGATGATTCTCTATGCTGGCAAAAGCCTTGCCGCTTTATCACGAGGGCTTCAAGGGCTAAAAGAGGTTATTTGGCCTCCAAATGTTAGGCCTGACCTTATCAAGACGTATCAATGCCGGCCTCATCTACCAGTTCG GATCTTCCTCCCAGCTTCCCACGATGCGTCGTCGCTCCATGTCCATCCTGTTCTATTTGTTATAGTTGGAGGTGGATGGTTTATGGGTTACAATAAGGAGCACGATGAGTGGAATCGCGCCTTCGCTCATACTCAATCTACTATTGTTATTGGACTTGATCATTCCAAGGCACCGAGGACCCCGTTTCCAGGACCAGTTCATGACATTGAAGCCTTGATGCTTGCCGCCCTAGCTGATGAAACCATCCCCATTGATCGCTCATCTCACTATACTACGAACCGCGTTGCTATCCTCGGTTTTGCCTCTGGAG CTGCTGTCATGTGCGTCGCCGGTGTTCTCGACTTATCAATCACAACGGAGGGAAAACTGGAGAACCGATATTACAAGCCAGCCTTGAAGCCGTCAAAGCGCGGTGGCAAAGACAGTCTTGGCCCTGTCATGCCGGCTCTGTGTTGGGGATACGTTCCATACGGTGTAGATCTGTGTAATCCGCTCCTAAGCCCTGGATATGCAGACCTGTCGATGCTCCCCGCTCATGTGTGCTTGGTTGGCGCTGAGCTCGACTTTCTTGCGCACGAAGCCTGGCGCTTGGCATGTCGGCTGTCGCGTGAAGGTGCCGGAGTTGACCACGGAACACCAGATCCTGGGAGCAGAGAGACCCAGTGGCGAATTGTTGGACAAGAGCAAGTTCATTCTGGCAACCCCCTGCGCGGGCTTGGAGAGGGAGTCGCCGATGAGCGGTTTGCATTTGAAGAGCATTGGCAGGGCGGCGGCGTCAAGTGGTTGCTTGTCCCTGACGTTTTGCATGGATTTGATAATCGCTTTTACCGCGAGATGGATACTCATCGAGAGGATATCCGGGATGCAGAGGTAAAGACTGAGGCATACATGAGAGAGCTGGGAACATGGTTACGAGAACGAGTTTGGAGATTGTAG
- a CDS encoding enoyl-(Acyl carrier protein) reductase domain-containing protein, with product MSLLQLPLAGKTALVTGGIRGIGRGISLELARRGANVAMVYANPSRAETAKEAVKEVASLNSGAKAVSIQADLKISSNYQKIIDEALKELGVQNIDIVVHNAAYAAPISTEVTTEAIYDDTMATNVRAPFFLTQKLLPYIPRGGRIILISSIAARRFSFGMNQTAYAISKAAVEALARNWAVEFGQSRGITVNALSVGFVETELVQSLSPEALEAYRKENARVTAAAPRSGTPDDIAQIVAFIADEGSRWVTGSTISANGGKWPI from the exons ATGTCTTTACTGCAATTGCCACTTGCCGGCAAGACGGCTCTGGTGACTGGTGGTATCAGGGGAATTGGGCGAGGCATTTCCCTGGAACTTGCTCGCCGAGGTGCCAACGTTGCTATGGTATATGCTAACCCGAGCCGTGCTGAGACCGCAAAGGAAGCAGTTAAAGAAGTCGCTTCGCTTAATTCTGGCGCAAAGGCAGTCAGCATTCAGGCAGACCTGAAGATATCCAGCAACTACCAAAAAATCATCGACGAAGCTCTGAAAGAGTTGGGTGTTCAAAACATTGACATTGTTG TTCACAATGCGGCTTACGCCGCGCCCATATCAACCGAAGTCACAACGGAAGCGATTTACGACGATACGATGGCGACAAACGTACGAGCCCCATTTTTCCTCACGCAAAAGCTGCTCCCGTATATACCACGTGGAGGCCGTATTATCCTTATCTCGTCCATTGCAGCTAGACGGTTTTCGTTTGGAATGAACCAGACTGCCTATGCCATTAGCAAGGCAGCGGTCGAGGCGTTAGCTAGAAATTGGGCTGTTGAG TTTGGCCAATCCCGCGGTATTACTGTCAATG CACTATCGGTCGGGTTTGTTGAAACAGAATTGGTGCAAAGCCTGTCCCCTGAGGCCCTGGAAGCCTATCGCAAAGAAAACGCCCGTGTGACTGCGGCTGCCCCAAGGAGCGGCACGCCGGATGATATTGCCCAGATCGTGGCCTTCATTGCTGACGAAGGGTCTCGCTGGGTGACTGGAAGTACCATTTCAGCCAATGGCGGGAAATGGCCAATTTAG
- a CDS encoding alpha/beta hydrolase fold domain-containing protein produces MLADLTSEKQPLTEKGILPIDSTPPQQSTKNQRMTQKWLLLATILSILLVWDQLAPYESNTAHNCQAPQHVRTYPGELIEWTLCGNLEGSDLECSSITVPMDQFNEENSGNRTFSIPLARLRGSQRATKNIIVNPGGPGGSGINWLYRRGKATQKIAGDNFHILSFDPRGVNNSRPQATCFSDDETRKARSISLSYDPLADGPKLQPWTSNFVQACSDTMGEYGPYMNTPQTAADMNSILDAVGQENMIYWGFSYGSLLGQTYATLFPERSERVIIDGVVNQFYWYTDPLEGDFEDTERVLDGFFNECVKASDECPLNAFGHTKEDLKKNVTKFLQSLKEDPIPAYINNTAYGLIDYSTMWLRGIFPALYRPSSWYMLADTIAQLMAGNATAALLAFGLDKNSSMVMEHGMIIHSNDGAAGKSHWPEKKYELLEMLQPMWNSSSFAVTQMEEFFTKAQWLIPKEHSFAPRQGVETLHPLLILSTTYDPICPLRSAKVARESFVGSRLIEIEGYGHCSSAMPSSCLVPHLRAFLNNGTMPERDVKCGVDGPYFITPDQKEEILAGRLESEEGELLAAQYELAGPGELANWL; encoded by the coding sequence ATGCTTGCAGACTTGACAAGCGAAAAGCAACCCCTCACTGAGAAGGGTATATTGCCGATCGACTCAACCCCTCCGCAGCAATCTACAAAGAATCAGAGGATGACGCAGAAATGGCTTCTGTTAGCCACCATTCTTTCGATTCTGCTCGTTTGGGATCAATTAGCTCCGTATGAGTCCAACACAGCTCACAATTGTCAAGCTCCTCAACACGTCCGGACATACCCTGGGGAGCTCATTGAATGGACTTTGTGTGGAAATTTAGAGGGCAGCGATCTGGAATGCAGCTCAATCACCGTACCAATGGATCAATTCAACGAGGAAAACTCGGGCAACCGTACTTTTAGCATTCCCCTTGCACGATTACGCGGCTCCCAAAGGGCAACCAAGAATATCATTGTGAATCCAGGTGGCCCAGGAGGTAGCGGCATAAACTGGCTCTATCGGAGGGGAAAGGCGACACAGAAAATTGCCGGCGATAACTTTCACATTTTGTCATTTGACCCACGGGGCGTCAACAACTCCCGGCCACAAGCTACTTGCTTCTCGGATGATGAAACACGCAAAGCACGAtccatctcgctctcttATGATCCCCTTGCGGATGGCCCAAAGCTGCAACCTTGGACTAGCAACTTTGTTCAGGCGTGCTCCGATACAATGGGCGAGTATGGCCCATACATGAATACTCCGCAGACAGCTGCAGACATGAATAGCATTCTCGACGCAGTTGGCCAAGAGAATATGATCTACTGGGGTTTCAGTTATGGCAGCTTACTTGGACAAACTTACGCGACTCTGTTTCCAGAACGATCTGAGCGAGTTATTATTGACGGTGTTGTGAACCAATTCTATTGGTATACTGATCCCCTGGAAGGGGACTTTGAGGATACCGAAAGGGTCTTGGACGGGTTTTTCAACGAATGTGTAAAGGCTTCTGATGAATGCCCCTTGAATGCCTTTGGTCATACTAAAGAAGATTTGAAGAAAAACGTTACAAAATTTCTTCAGTCCCTGAAAGAAGACCCTATACCAGCCTACATCAATAATACGGCCTATGGACTGATAGATTACAGCACGATGTGGCTCCGTGGAATTTTCCCTGCCTTGTATAGACCGTCTTCTTGGTATATGCTTGCCGACACCATAGCACAACTCATGGCTGGGAATGCGACAGCTGCGCTGCTTGCTTTCGGCCTGGATAAAAATAGctcgatggtgatggagcaTGGAATGATAATCCATAGCAACGACGGCGCTGCTGGAAAATCACACTGGCCAGAGAAAAAGTATGAGTTATTGGAAATGCTGCAGCCTATGTggaattcatcatcatttgcCGTTACACAAATGGAAGAATTCTTTACCAAAGCACAGTGGCTGATCCCAAAGGAGCATTCATTTGCTCCACGCCAAGGCGTTGAAACCTTACACCCGCTACTCATACTCTCCACCACGTATGATCCCATTTGTCCTCTTCGCTCTGCAAAGGTGGCAAGGGAATCATTTGTAGGCTCGCGCCTAATCGAGATCGAGGGATACGGCCATTGCTCTTCCGCAATGCCGTCTTCGTGCCTTGTGCCACACCTGCGTGCGTTCCTTAACAATGGCACTATGCCAGAGAGAGATGTGAAATGCGGTGTTGACGGACCATATTTTATAACTCCAGATCAAAAGGAAGAAATTCTGGCCGGCCGATTGGAATCCGAAGAAGGTGAACTTCTTGCCGCTCAGTATGAACTTGCAGGTCCGGGAGAATTGGCGAATTGGCTGTAA
- a CDS encoding cytochrome p450 domain-containing protein, with amino-acid sequence MNMTEASRGGLFGSWGISPSLPIVLVGICVLLYRLYIRHFPKPIPGNIPYNKQSAGRLIGDSLEIRRYQKAGDFRRFFHDHNTKLNTSISQVFMFPYPKPFVLLTDFREAYDILSKRHRDFDRSKRNADIFGTIGTNFHLAMQTRDPRFKGNKELVRDLMTPAFLNEVSAVHIYDIATVLVDMWSYKVAQANGRPFSAYEDLHYVALDIILAAAFGIPLEQSTTQKQYEFLQLQPSKIKSAGSKDDPVTYDRTPIAESRTALMKVTGTVVVGYKSPFPRLHHWILRNTIWRRDFALKEAFITDEINKGVQRLTSENTQENRMRCAMDMILLREFGYAKKEGRKPNINAPRMRDELFGYVATGHDTSSTTLSWITKFLADNQNAQAKLRRQLRTAFAEAHAEKRQPTVMEIIEKPAPFLDAFLEECLRMTKTIPTILREALTDVTILGHLVPKGTSIMMSETSQSSKDRVGEWNTEDISLFRPERWLQRTPGAKSDGEGDTEFEGIEYNANSGPFLTFGGGPRGCFGKKLAYMELRIVMTMLVWNFEFQSCPAELSSYEGIDAATVVPKQCYVRLKQLL; translated from the exons ATGAACATGACCGAAGCGAGCAGAGGTGGGCTTTTTGGCTCATGGGGAATTTCACCATCTCTGCCCATTGTTCTAGTTGGCATATGCGTCCTTCTCTACCGACTCTATATCCGACATTTCCCAAAGCCTATTCCAGGCAACATCCCTTACAATAAACAGTCGGCAGGACGACTGATTGGCGACTCACTGGAAATCCGGCGGTACCAGAAAGCAGGGGATTTCAGGCGTTTCTTTCATGATCATAATACGAAGCTGAATACCTCTATTTCTCAAGTCTTCATGTTCCCATACCCCAAGCCGTTTGTGCTTTTAACGGACTTTCGTGAAGCATATGACATCTTGTCAAAGCGACACCGAGACTTTGATAGAAGCAAGAGAAATGCAGACATCTTCGGAACTATTGGAACAAACTTTCATCTTGCCATGCAGACACGAGATCCACGATTCAAGGGAAATAAAGAGCTTGTACGGGATTTGATGACACCGGCTTTCCTCAATGAG GTTTCTGCTGTACACATTTACGATATCGCCACGGTGCTGGTTGATATGTGGTCATATAAAGTTGCTCAAGCTAATGGACGCCCATTTTCCGCATACGAGGACCTTCACTATGTTGCTCTTGACATTATTCTTGCAGCTGCTTTCGGTATTCCCCTGGAGCAATCAACAACTCAGAAGCAATATGAATTCTTACAGCTCCAGCCATCTAAAATTAAATCAGCAGGCTCCAAAGATGATCCAGTCACCTATGACCGCACTCCTATAGCTGAATCCCGTACGGCTCTGATGAAGGTGACAGGAACCGTGGTGGTGGGATACAAATCTCCATTCCCGCGCCTCCATCATTGGATTTTGAGAAACACAATTTGGCGCAGAGATTTTGCTCTGAAGGAGGCATTTATTACAGATGAAATCAACAAGGGTGTTCAGAGACTGACGTCGGAGAACACGCAAGAGAATCGCATGCGATGTGCGATGGACATGATACTCCTAAGGGAATTTGGCTACGCGAAGAAGGAAGGGAGAAAGCCAAACATCAACGCGCCTAGGATGAGAGATGAG TTATTCGGTTACGTAGCTACCGGACATGACACCTCGTCCACAACGCTCTCGTGGATCACGAAATTCTTGGCTGATAATCAGAATGCCCAAGCCAAGCTTCGTCGTCAATTACGGACGGCCTTTGCAGAAGCTCATGCTGAAAAACGCCAGCCAACTGTGATGGAGATTATCGAAAAGCCAGCACCTTTCCTCGACGCCTTCCTAGAGGAGTGTTTGCGAATGACAAAAACTATCCCCACCATTTTACGTGAGGCCTTGACCGATGTCACAATACTTGGTCATCTAGTTCCCAAAGGCACCAGTATTATGAT GTCGGAGACGTCACAAAGCTCAAAGGACCGTGTGGGAGAATGGAATACCGAGGATATAAGTCTCTTCCGTCCGGAAAGGTGGCTGCAACGAACACCGGGAGCCAAATCTGACGGTGAAGGGGACACAGAATTCGAAGGAATCGAATATAACGCCAATTCTGGGCCTTTTCTAACATTTGGTGGTGGACCCCGAGGCTGTTTTGGAAAGAAACTAGCATACATGGAACTGCGAATTGTGATGACCATGTTGGTATGGAATTTCGAATTTCAGTCTTGCCCTGCGGAACTCAGCTCTTACGAAGGCATTGACGCAGCGACTGTTGTGCCAAAACAATGCTACGTGAGATTGAAGCAGCTGTTATAG
- a CDS encoding NAD dependent epimerase/dehydratase family domain-containing protein produces the protein MSKAPVLITGASSFIAAHVIDQFLSEGTPVRGVVRSQSSADRVLKVNSQYASLLSFAIVPDITKPGAFDEAVKGVDGVIHVASPFTPKIEDNEKDLLIPAIQGTLQVLESTYKHAPQVKRVIITASFASIVDVSKGFRDGYVYNEKDFNPATYDEAKSPDADFGFAYCASKVLAEKAAWKFVEEKKPQFTVTVINPPVVYGPNRHYIDDLDNINTSSGMFYSLMNGSRLEVPPTSFWAIVDVRDVALAHKVAYYKPETAGQRYLTTAGLFSFQQICDILREEFPNLRGRVPVGNSGEPITGVYNVDNTKAKKELGIEFISLRKMVIDTANNFLDIEKRLGIQISN, from the coding sequence ATGTCCAAGGCCCCCGTTCTCATTACTGGCGCATCCAGCTTCATTGCCGCTCATGTCATTGATCAATTTCTGTCTGAGGGCACTCCAGTCCGTGGTGTCGTTCGCTCTCAGTCTTCCGCGGATCGGGTTCTCAAAGTGAACTCTCAGTATGCCTCGCTCCTCAGTTTCGCCATTGTCCCGGATATCACCAAGCCGGGTGCctttgatgaagctgtaAAAGGTGTCGATGGCGTCATCCACGTCGCTTCACCATTCACACCGAAGATTGAAGACAACGAGAAAGACCTGCTTATTCCGGCGATCCAAGGCACTCTTCAAGTGCTAGAATCGACGTATAAGCATGCTCCTCAGGTGAAGcgcgtcatcatcactgcaTCTTTCGCCTCCATCGTAGATGTATCGAAAGGATTTCGGGATGGTTACGTCTACAATGAGAAAGACTTCAATCCTGCCACCTACGACGAGGCCAAGTCTCCGGATGCCGATTTTGGCTTTGCTTATTGCGCCTCAAAAGTGCTGGCTGAGAAGGCGGCTTGGAAGTTTgtggaagaaaagaagcctCAGTTTACCGTCACGGTTATCAACCCTCCCGTTGTGTATGGCCCTAACCGCCATTACATTGACGATCTTGACAACATCAATACCTCATCTGGCATGTTCTACTCTCTCATGAACGGTTCCCGGCTTGAGGTGCCTCCGACATCTTTCTGGGCCATTGTCGATGTTCGTGATGTTGCCCTCGCTCACAAGGTGGCATACTACAAGCCCGAAACAGCGGGGCAGCGATATCTGACCACGGCGGGCCTCTTTAGCTTCCAGCAGATCTGTGATATCCTGCGAGAGGAGTTTCCCAACCTCCGTGGCCGCGTCCCAGTCGGCAACTCCGGGGAGCCGATCACCGGTGTCTACAACGTGGATAataccaaggccaagaaggaacTCGGCATAGAGTTCATTTCCCTGCGCAAAATGGTCATTGACACAGCCAACAATTTTCTGGACATCGAAAAGCGCCTTGGGATCCAGATCTCAAACTGA